A stretch of Polypterus senegalus isolate Bchr_013 chromosome 5, ASM1683550v1, whole genome shotgun sequence DNA encodes these proteins:
- the mtfr1 gene encoding mitochondrial fission regulator 1, which yields MRDFVIHIIRMILECTGFEMDTVFCMDKPYGSTRSIVRKIAANLPLKPCPRVQFQILPYTQNSSVTDTIPREDGKVTSLADVSWIMDDEMEACTRLRSENRPFFISASQQPLLGKPLIRQVSLPVMFKEGQEAVSSGFANNEAIQKISALENELARLREQIAQIVLVQEKNSLSATGEMVSPSPLPGSVSPALTPPPPPPPPPPPPCLQRSVSAIDLIKERKGKKIAQTTLHSASKPPDVPNMLDVLKDLNKVKLRSVKRTLENTAKVQHGNPPDAAALIAEALKRKFAYRYRSNSQSEVDVCVPSSDVHTPMAPAFGQHLLKSTGKRGVFIDPSTS from the exons ATGAGAGATTTTGTAATTCATATTATTAGGATGATCCTGGAATGTACTGGGTTTGAAATGGATACT GTCTTTTGCATGGATAAACCTTATGGATCAACTCGCAGCATTGTGAGGAAAATAGCTGCAAATTTGCCGTTGAAACCATGCCCCAGGGTCCAGTTTCAG ATTCTGCCATATACTCAGAACTCCAGTGTGACTGATACAATTCCAAGGGAAGATGGCAAAGTAACTTCCCTTGCCGATGTTTCCTGGATTATGGATGATGAAATGGAAGCTTGCACAAGACTAAG ATCAGAGAACCGACCATTTTTCATCTCGGCAAGTCAACAGCCTTTGCTTGGAAAACCCCTCATCAGACAAGTGTCTTTACCAGTTATGTTTAAAGAAGGCCAGGAAGCTGTGTCTTCAGGATTTGCCAATAATGAGGCAATACAGAAAATAAGTGCACTTGAAAATGAGCTTGCCAGACTCCGGGAACAAATCGCCCAAATTGTTTTGGTTCAAGAGAAAAATTCTCTCTCTG CCACAGGTGAGATGGTGTCTCCTAGCCCATTGCCTGGGTCAGTATCCCCTGCTCTTACACCTCCACCACCACCTCcccctccaccaccaccaccttgtCTGCAACGCAGTGTTTCTGCTATCGATCTCATTAAGGAACGAAAAGGAAAAAAGATAGCGCAGACAACCTTGCATTCTGCTAGTAAACCTCCTGATGTACCAAATATGTTGGATGTTCTTAAAGACCTGAACAAAGTGAAGTTGCGTTCTGTTAAGAG AACCTTGGAAAACACTGCAAAAGTACAACATGGTAACCCCCCAGATGCTGCCGCACTGATCGCAGAGGCATTAAAAAGAAAGTTTGCATACCGCTATCGAAGCAACAGTCAGAGTGAAGTAGATGTTTGTGTTCCATCATCTGACGTGCATACTCCTATGGCGCCGGCA TTTGGACAACACTTACTTAAATCTACTGGTAAGAGAGGGGTCTTCATAGATCCGTCTACGAGCTAG